Proteins encoded by one window of Lathyrus oleraceus cultivar Zhongwan6 chromosome 1, CAAS_Psat_ZW6_1.0, whole genome shotgun sequence:
- the LOC127115908 gene encoding uncharacterized protein LOC127115908 produces the protein MISLKFLLIFIAVIFTALGFKSSLPLATTNLHLLWNFFLLCFTPPYLFFTVNAIIISILASSKFHQSKDQAVEEVTKEIDLGNLLPEIINSPDNLPPVDKPLVSSRFIHRKPLKSTPEGGKALKVAAKQKRHETLENTWKTITEGRSIPLSRHMKKCDTWQNRYDAGPHQPEDSVSEFNLNKTVRLRKEPSLSQDELNKRVETFIRNFNHQMRLQREESLLNHYNNMINRGAS, from the exons ATGATATCTCTCAAATTTCTTCTCATTTTCATAGCCGTTATTTTCACTGCCTTGGGATTCAAATCCTCTCTTCCACTAGCCACCACAAACCTCCATCTCCTATGGAATTTCTTCCTTCTCTGCTTCACTCCTCCATACCTCTTCTTTACCGTTAACGCCATCATCATCTCCATCCTCGCTTCTTCCAAGTTCCACCAATCcaaagatcaagcagttgaagAAGTGACGAAAGAAATCGACCTCGGAAATTTGCTACCGGAGATCATAAACTCGCCGGATAATCTACCACCGGTCGATAAACCTCTCGTTTCTTCGAGGTTCATTCACCGGAAACCTCTTAAATCCACCCCCGAAG GTGGGAAAGCTTTGAAGGTGGCTGCGAAGCAAAAACGGCACGAGACGTTGGAGAACACGTGGAAGACGATAACGGAGGGACGGTCAATACCGTTAAGTAGACACATGAAAAAGTGTGACACGTGGCAAAACCGTTATGACGCGGGCCCACATCAACCCGAAGATTCTGTCAGCGAATTCAACTTGAACAAGACTGTGAGGCTGAGAAAAGAACCGTCGCTGAGTCAAGACGAGTTGAATAAACGAGTAGAAACGTTCATACGAAACTTCAATCACCAAATGAGATTGCAAAGAGAAGAATCATTATTGAATCACTACAACAACATGATTAACCGTGGTGCAAGTTAA